Genomic window (Streptomyces sp. LX-29):
CGGCCGGCGGGGTCGTCGACGCTCTGCAGCCCGATGGACGCGGCGCTGCCGCCCGACGCCCCGGCCAGGGCCTCGAAGATGCCGCCGTCGTCGGGCGTCGGGCCCTCCTCGCCGTCGCCGTCCGGATCGGTGCCGGTCAGCAGCGTGGCCGGGATGAGCACGACCGCGGTGGTGCCCCCGTACGGGGACGGCTGGAGCGAGACCCGTACGCCCTGCCGCTGGGCCAGCCGGCTGACCACGAACAGTCCGAGCCGGTCGGTGTCGGAGAGCTCGAAGTCGGGGGTCTCGGCGAGTCGCAGATTGGCCTCCAGCAGCGCGTCGCCCGCCATGCCGAGGCCCCGGTCGTGGATCTCCAGGGTGAAGCCGTTGGCGACGCGCTCGCCGTGGACCTGCACGACGGTGTGCGGCGGGGAGAACACGGTGGCGTTCTCCAGGAGTTCGGCGATGAGGTGGGTGAGGTCGGCGACGGCGGGGCCGTTGACGGCCAGCCGCGGCAGCCGGCGCACCTCGATGCGCTCGTAGTCCTCGACCTCGGCGACGGCGGCGCGCACCACGTCCATCAGCTGGATGGGTTTGCGCCACTGTCGGGAGGGGGCCGCTCCGGAGAGGATGACCAGCCCCTCGGCGTGCCGCCGCATGCGGGTGGTCATGTGGTCCAGGCGGAACAGGTCGGCGAGCTCGTCGGTGTCCTCGGTGCGCCGCTCCATCTCGTCCAGCAGCGTCAGCTGGCGGTGCAGCAGCACCTGGCTGCGGCGGGCGAGGTTGACGAAGACCTCGGAGACGCCGTGGCGCATGTCGGCCTGTTTGACGGCGGCCTCGACCGCCGCCCGCTGCAGGGTGTTGAGGGCCTGGCCGACCTGACCCATCTCGTCCGAGCCGTACTCCAGGCGGGGCGCCTCGGTCTCCACGTCGACCTGCTCGCCGGCCCCGAGCCTGCGCATGACGCTGGGCAGTCGGACACTGGCCACCTCGTGGGCGTCCTTGCGCAGCCGGTTCAGGTCGCGGACCAGGTTACGGCCGATGCGGACCGAGACGAAGATCGAGGCGACCAGGGCGAGGAAGCCGGCGATGCCGGCGATACCGGCCTGGAGCAGCACGCTCTCGGCCTCCGGCTCGACGCGGTCCTTGAAGCGGTCGGTGGCCTCGCTGTTGAGCCGGTCGTAGTCGTCCAGCACCGGCTTGGCGGCGGCCTCCCAGCGATCCTGGTCCATGACCTTCAGCACGCGCGAGGCGCCGCCGGTGAGGATCTTGTCCTCGGCGATGCGCAGCGCCTCGGGGGCGGCCGTGTTGCGCCGGTAGTCCTGGAAGACCTTCTGTTCCGAGACCGGCAGGATCGGCATGTTGGTGGCGTAGAGCAGATTGCGCTCGGCGATGAGGTCGGAGATCGCCCGCATGTCGCGCCCGGTCATCTTCTTGGCGGTGAGGGCGCCCATGAACAGCGCGTCCTCGCGGGAGAGGGCCTCGCGGGCGCGGATCATGGCGACCAGGGCGCGCCCCTGCTTGTCCAGGTCGGCATCGGGCACCGAGTGCAGCGAGCTGCGGAAGGTGTAGCAGAGGTCGACCAGCTTGTTGTACGCGTCGTACGCGGCCAGGCTGGTGATGGTACGGTCCTCGACCTTGCGGCGCAGGGTGTCCAGGCCGTCGGCGCCTTCGAGGATCGCGGCGAGCTGGGCCCTGGACTCGCCACTCATCTTGTCGCGGATGTCGCCGTCGGAGGCGTTGGCGCGCAGCTTGACCATGACCTGGTTGGTCTCCCGCTGCCGCGCGTGCAGCACCGGGAGCGCGTCGGCCTGCTCGGGGTCCGCGAGCCGGATGAGCGTCTGGCGGCGCTCCTTCTGGAGGGCGTGCACCGCGTCCTCGACGGGATAGCCCACGTCGTCGACGATGTCCGCGGCGTCCAGCAGTTGCATCGCCTCGCGGCCGGTGATCACTGTGGCGAAGGCCCACAGGGCCGTCAGCGAGACGAGCGGCACCAGCAACAGCGCCACGATCTTCCGGCGGATGGACTTCCCGCGAAAGCGCATGGCCTCCCCAACGTCAACCCCGAAACACGGGTGTGCAGTTCCGACAACAAGCGGCGTGAGCCTACTACCGGTAATTGACCAACTCGAAGGCTGTGTCCGGTTCATGACGGACCGTAGACTTCGCGCTTGATCACCAAGTGTCCGGGGATTCTCCGACTTACCCCCTGCGATTCCCGGGGTCGGTGGCCGGTTCCTGCGCGTTTCGCGCAGCCCACTTCTGGCCGGAATTCCCCTCCCTCCGGGAACCTTCCGCCCCTGAAGTTCGTGCCTCCGGGAGGGAGACTGTGGGGAATAGGACCCATGTCCCGCCTTGTGCGGCGGCGGGAACGGGGTGGGCCCGAGCGGCCACAGGAAGGGGTACGGAGGCCATGGGCAAGGATCGCGACATCCCAGGGGAGGTTCCGGCCGACGTCGCGGTGGGCAGGCTCCGGCCATTGTGGGTCGAGGAACCCGCCCGCCGGCGGCGGCTGGCGGACCCGGTGCGTACGGCGGCGGTCCGCGCGGTCGTCATCATCGCGGTGACGCTGGTGCAGGCGATGATCGCGGCGCTGTGCACCCTCGCGGGGGCGTGGCTCGCCTTCCCGGCGGTGCTGTTGACGGTGGCCGGCACGATCGCTTCCACCTGGGGCGTGTTGGACGTGTGGGTCACCCGCCAGGTGTGGAACCAGCGCCACGGCGTGGAGTCCCGGCCCAGCAGCACGGCGCGGGCGCGGCGGCGCGAGCGCCGTCGGCAGCGCGCCGCGGAGCGGGCCGCCGCGCGGGCGGCCAGGCGCAGAGCGACCGCCCGCGCGGAGTGGCCGGAGGCGGCCGCGGTCACGGATCGCGCAGGGGAGCGCCGGCACGTGTCGAACCCGCGCCAGGAGACCGACCGGAGCCTTACCACGACCTCTTGACGCGCATCAGGCACGGCTCCAGAGTTATCGACCGTCGCCTTTCTCCTTCGCATTCCGACCCGCCGGCCGGCGACGCAAGCTCCCTTATAACGCCTTATAAGGAGTGAGCCATGCCGCATGAAGTCCGCGTCGTCATCATCGGTGCCGGGATCGTCGGCTGCTCGCTGGCCGACGAACTGACCGCCCGCGGCTGGCGCGACGTCACGGTCCTGGAGCAGGGGCCGCTGCCCCGGCCCGGTGACGGCGCCTCGCTCGCCCCCGGCGGCTCCACCTCGCACGCCCCCGGCCTCGTCTTCCAGACCAACGTCTCCAAGACGCTCACCGAGTTCGCCGCGTACACCGTGCGCAAGCTCTCCTCGCTGACCGTGGGCGGGCTGCCGGCCTTCCACCGGGTCGGCGGTCTGGAGGTGGCCACCACCGAGGAGCGCTGGGCGGATCTGCACCGCAAGGCGGGGCTCGCCGCGTCCTGGGGCGTACGGGGTGAGCTGGTCGACCCCGAGCGGTGCGCCGCGTTGTGGCCGCTGCTCGACGCCGGGGAGGTGCTCGGCGGCTTCCACACGCCGGACGACGGGCTGGCCCGGGTCCAGGCCGCGGCCTTCGCCCAACGGGCGCGGGCCGTCGGACGCGGCGCCCGGTTCCTGGGCCGGCACCCCGTCACCGGGATCGCGCAGCGCGGCGGCCGGGTCACCGGGGTCCACACCGACCGGGGCGACCTCCCCGCCGACATCGTGGTCTGCGCGGCCGGCCTCTGGGGGCCGGTGATCGGCGCGATGGCCGGGGTGGGCGTGCCGCTGCTGCCGCTGGCGCACCAGTACGCGAAGACCGCCCCGCTGCCCGCGCTGCGCGGGGTGCACGACCCGCGGGTCGAGGCCCGCCGGCCCATCCTGCGCCACCAGGACCGCGACCTGTACTTCCGCGAGCACGTCGACCGGCTCGGCATCGGCTCCTACGCCCACCGGCCCATGCCGGTGGACCCCTTCGCCCTCCCCCGGTACGGGGAGGGTGACGCGTCCGCCACCGCGCCCTCCGTGCTGCCCTTCACCCCGGAGGACTTCGGGCCGAGCTGGGAGGAGAGCGTCCGGCTGCTGCCGGGCCTGCGCGACAGCGAGGTCGCCGAGGGGTTCAACGGCGTGTTCTCCTTCACCCCCGACGGTCTGCCGCTGCTCGGCGAGTCGCGCGAGCTGCGCGGTTTCTGGCTGGCCGAGGCGGTGTGGATCACCCACTCGGCGGGCGTCGCGAAGGCCGTCGCCGAGTGGTTGACCGACGGCCGGCCGGGGACCGACGTCCACGAGCTGGACCTGCACCGCTTCGAGGGCGTCCAGCGCTCTCCCGCGTATGTCGCCGAACGCGCCACCCAGAGCTTCATCGAGGTCTACGACGTCATCCACCCGCTCCAGCCGATGGAGCGGCCCCGCCCGCTGCGGGTCAGCCCCTTCCACGCCCGCCAGCGGGAGCTGGGCGGGTACTTCCTGGAGGCGGCGGGCTGGGAGCGGCCGCAGTGGTACGAGGCGAACGCGCCGCTCGCCAAGGGCGTCGAGCCGCCCGCGCGGGACGCGTGGGCGGCCCGCCACTGGTCGCCGATCTGCGCCGCGGAGGCGCGGGCGACGCGCGAGCGGGTGGCGCTGTACGACATGACGTCGCTGAAGCGGCTGGCGGTCACCGGTCCCGGCGCGCTCGACTTCCTCCAGCGCATGACCACCAACCAGCTGGCGAAGCCGCCCGGTTCGGTGACCTACACGCTGCTGCTGGACGCCGCCGGGGGCGTGCGCAGCGACCTGACCGTCGCCCGGCTCGGCGAGGACCGCTTCCAGGTGGGCTGCAACGGCGAGGCCGACCTGGACTGGCTGCTGCGGCACGCGCCCGAGGACGTCTCGGTCCGCGACATCACCCCGGGCACCTGCTGCATCGGGGTGTGGGGGCCGCTCGCCCGCGATCTGATCGCCCCGCTGACCCGCGACGACTTCTCGCACGGGGGCTTCGGCTACTTCACCGCCAAGCGGGCGCACATCGGGCACGTCCCGGTGACGGCGCTGCGGCTGAGTTACGTCGGCGAGCTGGGGTGGGAGCTGTACGCCGACGCCGACCTGGGGCTGCGGCTGTGGGACACGCTGTGGGAGGCGGGGCAGCGGCACGGCGTGGTCGCCGCCGGCCGCGGCGCCTTCAACAGCCTGCGGCTGGAGAAGGGCTACCGCGCCTGGGGCCGGGACCTGACCGCCGAACACACCCCGTACGAGGCCGGGCTGGGCTTCGCGGTCCGGATGGGCAAGGGCGACTTCACGGGCCGCTCGGCGCTCGCGGCGCTCGGCGGGCCGCCGGCCGCGCGTCGGACCCTGGCCTGCCTCACGCTCGACGACCCCGCGGCGATCGTGCTGGGCAAGGAGCCGGTGTACGTGGGCGGCACGGCCGTGGGCCATGTGACCAGCGCGGAGTACGGGTACACGATCGGCCGGACGATCGCCTACGCCTGGCTGCCCGCGCGGGCGGCGGTGCCCGGCAGCGCCGTCCACCTCGAGTACTTCGGCGAGAAGGTGCCGGCGACGGTGGCCGCCGAGCCGCTGTTCGACCCGCGCGGTGCGCGCATGCGCCGCTGACCTCGGCGGCCCCGACGCACGACGTTCGATCCGGCACCTCCCGGCCCCGCCCCGCGCGGGGCGCGTTCGGATACGCCACCGACCCTGGAGGCCAGCTTGTCCCCCACCTATGACGTGATCGTGCTCGGTCTGGGCGGCATGGGCGGTGCCGCCGCCTACCACCTCGCCGCGCGGGGCGCCCGGGTGTTGGGGCTGGAGCGGTTCGGCCCGGTGCACCGGCACGGCTCCAGCCACGGCGGTTCCCGGATCATCCGCCAGGCGTACTTCGAGGACCCGGCGTATGTGCCGCTGTTGCTGCGCTCCTACGAGCTGTTCGAGCGGCTGGAGCGGGACACCGGGCGCGAGGTGGCCACGCTGTGCGGCGGGGTGATGGCCGGCAGGCCGGACAGCCGGACCGTGGCGGGCAGCCTGCGCTCCGCCCGCCGCTGGGACCTGCCGCACGAGGTGTTGGACGCCAAGGAGATCCGCCGCCGCTTCCCCACCATGGCCCCGGCCGACGACGAGGTGGCGCTCTACGAGGAGCGGGCCGGCCTGGTGCGGCCGGAGCAGACGGTGGCGGCCCACGTCCAGCTCGCGCTGCGGCACGGGGCCGAGCTGCGCTTCCAGGAGCCGGTGACCCGCTGGGAGGCGCTGCCCGGCCACCGGGGGGTGCGCGTGCACACCGCCGAGAACAGCTACACCGCGGGCCATCTGGTGGTCTGCCCGGGCGCCTGGGCTCCCCGGCTGCTGGCCGGGCTGGGTCTGCCGATCACCGTCGAGCGGCAGGTCATGTACTGGTTCCAGCCCGAGGGCGGCGTGGCTCCCTTCGAGCCCGGACGCCACCCCGTCTACATCTGGGAGGACGCGGACGGGGT
Coding sequences:
- a CDS encoding FAD-dependent oxidoreductase produces the protein MPHEVRVVIIGAGIVGCSLADELTARGWRDVTVLEQGPLPRPGDGASLAPGGSTSHAPGLVFQTNVSKTLTEFAAYTVRKLSSLTVGGLPAFHRVGGLEVATTEERWADLHRKAGLAASWGVRGELVDPERCAALWPLLDAGEVLGGFHTPDDGLARVQAAAFAQRARAVGRGARFLGRHPVTGIAQRGGRVTGVHTDRGDLPADIVVCAAGLWGPVIGAMAGVGVPLLPLAHQYAKTAPLPALRGVHDPRVEARRPILRHQDRDLYFREHVDRLGIGSYAHRPMPVDPFALPRYGEGDASATAPSVLPFTPEDFGPSWEESVRLLPGLRDSEVAEGFNGVFSFTPDGLPLLGESRELRGFWLAEAVWITHSAGVAKAVAEWLTDGRPGTDVHELDLHRFEGVQRSPAYVAERATQSFIEVYDVIHPLQPMERPRPLRVSPFHARQRELGGYFLEAAGWERPQWYEANAPLAKGVEPPARDAWAARHWSPICAAEARATRERVALYDMTSLKRLAVTGPGALDFLQRMTTNQLAKPPGSVTYTLLLDAAGGVRSDLTVARLGEDRFQVGCNGEADLDWLLRHAPEDVSVRDITPGTCCIGVWGPLARDLIAPLTRDDFSHGGFGYFTAKRAHIGHVPVTALRLSYVGELGWELYADADLGLRLWDTLWEAGQRHGVVAAGRGAFNSLRLEKGYRAWGRDLTAEHTPYEAGLGFAVRMGKGDFTGRSALAALGGPPAARRTLACLTLDDPAAIVLGKEPVYVGGTAVGHVTSAEYGYTIGRTIAYAWLPARAAVPGSAVHLEYFGEKVPATVAAEPLFDPRGARMRR
- a CDS encoding nitrate- and nitrite sensing domain-containing protein, producing MRFRGKSIRRKIVALLLVPLVSLTALWAFATVITGREAMQLLDAADIVDDVGYPVEDAVHALQKERRQTLIRLADPEQADALPVLHARQRETNQVMVKLRANASDGDIRDKMSGESRAQLAAILEGADGLDTLRRKVEDRTITSLAAYDAYNKLVDLCYTFRSSLHSVPDADLDKQGRALVAMIRAREALSREDALFMGALTAKKMTGRDMRAISDLIAERNLLYATNMPILPVSEQKVFQDYRRNTAAPEALRIAEDKILTGGASRVLKVMDQDRWEAAAKPVLDDYDRLNSEATDRFKDRVEPEAESVLLQAGIAGIAGFLALVASIFVSVRIGRNLVRDLNRLRKDAHEVASVRLPSVMRRLGAGEQVDVETEAPRLEYGSDEMGQVGQALNTLQRAAVEAAVKQADMRHGVSEVFVNLARRSQVLLHRQLTLLDEMERRTEDTDELADLFRLDHMTTRMRRHAEGLVILSGAAPSRQWRKPIQLMDVVRAAVAEVEDYERIEVRRLPRLAVNGPAVADLTHLIAELLENATVFSPPHTVVQVHGERVANGFTLEIHDRGLGMAGDALLEANLRLAETPDFELSDTDRLGLFVVSRLAQRQGVRVSLQPSPYGGTTAVVLIPATLLTGTDPDGDGEEGPTPDDGGIFEALAGASGGSAASIGLQSVDDPAGRPDRAAPTPARLDGWDADGPAERGAPASRFDLAARPHPLPGAHGAPDPADLEDDEEEGGLFRSRGLTGMPPAQSSPPARPLSPELPPPSASSTPPMRSVQAPAAERRPSPEGSGSGGPAEPAPPLPRRVPPVLVSDHGRPVGRHARGPAEDAPGNGGVDARGIDHRDGDARGADARGVGAPDQGAGAPGNAPRAAHGGGAGLPNGPQGAQGGYGHGGGAAGDAGWSGAHPGASDTGHDPAGHDPVPLPRQRGWDPHAGQPAPPASGPSVPRQGPGAGRPAAPEPVRPRPDHPTLPDESTLALPRRTPEGLPRRIRQANLAPQLKNAPATRTEAERYPAETDPERDAEQARATMASLQRGWQRGRRQGATPGGSRDTAARPGGRDQTAPGTNYEGDGR
- the solA gene encoding N-methyl-L-tryptophan oxidase, coding for MSPTYDVIVLGLGGMGGAAAYHLAARGARVLGLERFGPVHRHGSSHGGSRIIRQAYFEDPAYVPLLLRSYELFERLERDTGREVATLCGGVMAGRPDSRTVAGSLRSARRWDLPHEVLDAKEIRRRFPTMAPADDEVALYEERAGLVRPEQTVAAHVQLALRHGAELRFQEPVTRWEALPGHRGVRVHTAENSYTAGHLVVCPGAWAPRLLAGLGLPITVERQVMYWFQPEGGVAPFEPGRHPVYIWEDADGVQIYGFPAIDGPRGGAKVAFFRKGGTPCTPETIDRAVHDHEVAAMAAQVGRPLPTLPGTFLKAATCMYSTTPDEHFGIGPHPEHPGSTTVACGFSGHGFKFVPVVGEILADLALDGATAHPIELFDPRRPVAAPA